A genomic window from Flintibacter sp. KGMB00164 includes:
- a CDS encoding PolC-type DNA polymerase III: MSQKIPFLEMFAALNQWQEFVNAMEGWLIVEAAIDRKTRSAVVTVEGASGAGPNLIAQAEEAVARCYGLNSVKLKPITEEKPKAVEPEVPQPAPAPQTEAPKAQEEQPAAASAQPQKPQEPQDAFARAEAIRAAALKKVKRAAPSASGKKGEKKDNGRAIFGKVIKRAPVPIGELELDMGMVVIEGDVFAIENRELKKRNSWVVAFDVTDYTSSIRVSKFFPQADEAKPLVDGIKKGMHLVIQGRLNMDRFYGDMVLEPVAVMAGKKEMRMDNAPEKRVELHLHTTMSAMDALTAVGPKLGPERNVVKRAEAWGHRAIAITDHGVAQSFPDAWHSAKNIKLLYGVEAYFINDVDDRVVVHGQPCQDFSQEIVCFDIETTGLDKRREVIIEIGAAVLKNGEVTETFNTFVAPGRILSPEIIHLTGITDEMLVGAPSQEKALRAFLDFVGDRPLAAHNAEFDMGFISTGCRKYGIPFTNPSIDSLILAQNLLPELGKYKLDIVAEYLQLPAFNHHRASDDAATVAYMLPPFFEKLEAMGVHRLEDINAAMPKLRKGGKARRQPKHLIVLAKNQTGLRNLYKLISLAHLEHFKRYPIMPKSVINENREGLIIGSACEAGELFQAVTADKDWEELKRIASWYDFLEIQPICNNMFMLRKGMVRSEEELRDFNRTVVRLGEELGKPVCATGDVHFLDPEDEIYRHILLASKGFEDADEALPIYFKTTDEMLQEFAYLGKEKAYEVVVKNTNLIADWCDPIKPLPQGLFAPKLEDSDGELKRLVWGKAHELYGDEPPQIVVDRINVELGDIIRCKYDVIYMSAQKLVQNSLEHGYLVGSRGSVGSSLVAFMSGITEVNSLPAHYRCPKCKHSDFDYAQDPAHPYGCGADMPDAVCPICGTPYMKDGFNIPFETFLGFGGDKVPDIDLNFSGEYQSSAHRYTFELFGQTHVFRAGTIGTVAEKTAFGYVKKYLDERGKMASKAEENRLAIGCTGVKRTTGQHPGGMVVIPQDKEIYDFCPVQHPADDPNSDIVTTHFEYHSMESNLLKLDMLGHDDPTMIRMLEDLTGVNARTDIPLDDKDTMSIFQSSKALGYENDKILGPTGGTAIPEFGTTFVRGMLEDTQPDQFDILVRLSGFSHGTDVWLGNAKDLITSGTAKVSEAIGCRDDIMLFLISKGMDPKRSFKIMEAVRKGRGLPEGAEDEMREHGVPEWYIGSCKKIAYLFPKAHAVAYVMMAFRIAWFKVHRPLAFYAAYFSIRAKAFDEAYMCRGMDVCQKKMREIIAKDKDASAVEQDMLTTLEVCYEFYLRGFTFRRMDIYQSDAVHFKMDLENNALIPPFVSVAGLGETAAISLAEQRKGKNFISIEEVAAACPKVSKTHIELLKEAGAFGDLPETSQLNLFSMF, encoded by the coding sequence ATGTCCCAAAAAATACCCTTTTTAGAGATGTTCGCCGCCCTGAACCAGTGGCAGGAGTTTGTCAACGCCATGGAGGGGTGGCTGATTGTAGAGGCCGCCATCGACCGGAAGACCCGCAGCGCGGTGGTGACGGTGGAGGGGGCCAGCGGTGCCGGGCCCAACCTCATTGCCCAGGCGGAGGAGGCGGTGGCCCGGTGCTACGGGCTAAACTCTGTAAAGCTAAAGCCCATTACAGAAGAGAAGCCAAAGGCGGTTGAGCCAGAGGTGCCTCAACCTGCTCCTGCACCTCAGACCGAAGCGCCTAAAGCGCAGGAGGAGCAGCCTGCGGCCGCTTCTGCCCAGCCGCAAAAGCCCCAGGAGCCCCAGGACGCCTTTGCCCGGGCGGAGGCCATCCGCGCCGCCGCGCTGAAAAAGGTGAAGCGTGCCGCGCCCTCCGCCTCCGGCAAAAAAGGGGAGAAGAAGGACAATGGCCGGGCCATCTTCGGCAAGGTCATCAAGCGCGCTCCGGTGCCCATCGGGGAGTTGGAGCTGGACATGGGCATGGTGGTCATCGAGGGCGACGTATTTGCCATCGAGAACCGGGAGCTGAAAAAGCGCAACTCCTGGGTGGTGGCCTTTGACGTTACCGACTACACCAGTTCCATCCGGGTGAGCAAGTTCTTCCCTCAGGCTGACGAGGCGAAACCCTTGGTGGACGGGATAAAGAAAGGCATGCACCTTGTCATTCAGGGACGGCTGAACATGGACCGCTTCTACGGCGATATGGTGCTGGAGCCGGTGGCCGTGATGGCGGGGAAGAAAGAAATGCGCATGGACAACGCTCCGGAAAAGCGGGTGGAGCTCCATCTGCATACCACCATGTCGGCCATGGACGCCCTCACCGCCGTGGGACCCAAGCTGGGACCGGAGAGAAATGTAGTGAAGCGGGCGGAGGCCTGGGGCCACCGGGCTATCGCCATCACCGACCACGGTGTAGCCCAGTCTTTCCCGGATGCCTGGCATTCGGCGAAAAATATCAAGCTGCTCTACGGCGTGGAGGCCTACTTCATCAACGACGTGGACGACCGGGTAGTGGTCCACGGTCAGCCTTGCCAGGACTTTTCCCAGGAAATCGTCTGCTTTGATATTGAGACCACCGGCCTGGACAAGCGCCGGGAGGTCATCATCGAGATCGGCGCGGCGGTGTTGAAAAACGGAGAGGTCACAGAAACTTTTAATACCTTCGTAGCCCCCGGGCGTATTTTGAGCCCGGAGATCATCCACCTCACCGGTATCACCGACGAGATGCTTGTGGGAGCGCCCTCTCAGGAGAAGGCCCTGCGGGCCTTTTTGGACTTCGTGGGGGACCGGCCTCTGGCCGCCCACAACGCGGAGTTTGACATGGGCTTTATCTCCACCGGCTGCCGGAAATATGGGATCCCCTTTACCAATCCCTCCATTGATAGTCTGATTTTGGCCCAGAACCTGCTGCCGGAGCTGGGTAAGTACAAGCTGGATATTGTGGCTGAATACCTCCAGCTGCCCGCCTTCAACCACCACCGGGCCAGCGACGACGCGGCCACGGTGGCCTATATGCTGCCTCCTTTCTTTGAGAAGCTGGAGGCCATGGGAGTCCACCGTCTGGAGGACATCAACGCCGCCATGCCCAAGCTGCGCAAGGGCGGAAAGGCCCGGCGTCAGCCCAAGCACCTCATCGTGCTGGCCAAGAACCAGACGGGGCTTCGCAATCTCTACAAGCTTATCTCCCTGGCCCACCTGGAGCACTTCAAACGCTACCCCATTATGCCTAAGTCGGTCATCAACGAGAACCGGGAAGGGCTCATCATCGGCTCGGCCTGCGAGGCGGGCGAGCTGTTCCAGGCGGTGACGGCGGATAAGGACTGGGAGGAGCTCAAGCGCATTGCCTCCTGGTACGACTTTTTGGAGATCCAGCCCATCTGCAACAACATGTTCATGCTCCGCAAGGGCATGGTGCGCTCGGAAGAGGAACTGCGGGACTTCAACCGCACGGTGGTGCGGCTGGGGGAGGAGCTGGGCAAGCCCGTGTGTGCCACCGGCGACGTCCACTTCCTGGACCCGGAGGATGAGATTTACCGCCATATCCTGCTGGCCTCCAAGGGCTTTGAGGACGCGGATGAGGCCCTGCCCATCTACTTTAAAACCACGGACGAGATGCTCCAGGAGTTTGCCTATCTGGGCAAGGAGAAGGCCTACGAGGTGGTGGTGAAGAACACCAATTTGATTGCCGACTGGTGCGACCCCATCAAGCCGCTGCCCCAGGGCCTGTTCGCCCCCAAACTGGAGGACTCCGACGGAGAACTGAAGCGCCTGGTGTGGGGGAAAGCACATGAGCTTTACGGCGACGAGCCACCCCAGATCGTGGTGGACCGCATTAACGTGGAGCTGGGCGACATCATCCGGTGTAAATACGACGTCATCTACATGTCCGCCCAGAAGCTGGTGCAGAACTCTCTGGAGCACGGCTATCTGGTGGGCTCCCGTGGTTCGGTAGGTTCCTCTCTGGTGGCCTTCATGTCGGGTATTACGGAGGTAAACTCCCTGCCCGCCCACTACCGCTGCCCCAAGTGCAAGCACTCCGACTTTGACTACGCCCAGGATCCCGCCCACCCCTACGGCTGCGGAGCGGACATGCCCGACGCGGTGTGCCCCATCTGCGGTACGCCCTATATGAAGGATGGCTTCAACATCCCGTTTGAAACCTTCCTGGGCTTCGGCGGCGACAAGGTACCCGATATCGACCTGAACTTCTCCGGCGAATACCAGTCCAGCGCCCACAGATATACCTTCGAGCTCTTCGGACAGACCCACGTGTTCCGTGCCGGTACCATCGGCACCGTGGCGGAGAAGACCGCCTTTGGCTACGTGAAAAAGTACCTGGATGAGCGGGGAAAGATGGCCTCCAAGGCGGAGGAGAACCGCCTGGCCATCGGCTGTACCGGAGTCAAGCGCACCACGGGACAGCACCCCGGCGGCATGGTGGTTATTCCTCAGGACAAGGAGATCTACGACTTCTGTCCCGTGCAGCACCCCGCCGACGACCCCAACAGCGACATTGTCACCACCCACTTCGAATATCACTCCATGGAGAGTAACCTGCTGAAGCTGGACATGCTGGGACACGATGATCCCACCATGATCCGTATGCTGGAGGACCTCACCGGGGTGAACGCCCGTACCGATATCCCCCTGGACGACAAGGACACCATGTCCATCTTCCAGTCTTCCAAGGCCCTGGGCTATGAGAACGACAAGATCCTGGGTCCCACGGGAGGTACCGCCATCCCGGAGTTTGGCACCACCTTCGTCCGCGGCATGCTGGAGGACACCCAGCCCGACCAGTTCGATATCCTGGTGCGGCTGTCCGGCTTTTCCCACGGTACCGACGTGTGGCTGGGCAACGCCAAGGACCTCATTACCTCCGGCACCGCCAAGGTCAGCGAGGCCATCGGCTGCCGTGACGACATCATGCTGTTTTTGATCTCCAAGGGCATGGACCCCAAGCGCTCCTTCAAGATCATGGAGGCGGTGCGTAAGGGCAGAGGACTGCCCGAGGGGGCGGAGGACGAGATGCGAGAGCACGGGGTGCCCGAGTGGTATATCGGCTCCTGTAAAAAGATCGCCTACCTGTTCCCCAAGGCCCACGCCGTGGCCTACGTGATGATGGCCTTCCGTATTGCCTGGTTCAAGGTCCACCGGCCCTTGGCCTTCTATGCCGCCTACTTCTCCATCCGGGCCAAGGCCTTTGACGAGGCCTACATGTGCCGGGGCATGGACGTGTGCCAAAAGAAGATGCGGGAGATCATCGCCAAGGACAAGGATGCCTCCGCCGTGGAGCAGGACATGCTCACCACCCTGGAGGTCTGCTACGAGTTCTATCTCCGGGGATTTACTTTCCGGCGTATGGATATCTACCAGTCCGACGCCGTCCACTTTAAGATGGACCTGGAAAATAACGCCCTCATCCCGCCCTTTGTGTCGGTGGCTGGCCTGGGTGAGACGGCGGCCATCTCTCTGGCAGAGCAGCGCAAGGGAAAGAATTTTATCTCCATCGAGGAGGTCGCTGCTGCCTGTCCCAAGGTTTCGAAAACCCATATTGAACTGCTGAAGGAGGCAGGTGCCTTCGGCGATTTACCTGAAACTAGTCAGCTAAACCTGTTTTCCATGTTTTGA
- the ispG gene encoding flavodoxin-dependent (E)-4-hydroxy-3-methylbut-2-enyl-diphosphate synthase, translated as MTKQIKVGNVLVGGGAPVSIQSMTNTRTDDVEATLRQIRELAAAGCEIIRVAVPDMAAAKAVGKIKEQCPLPLVVDIHFDYKLALEAIAAGADKVRINPGNIGSEDRVKAVADACRQKNIPIRIGVNGGSLEKPLLAKYGGVCPEAMVESAFGHIKLLNKFDFDDICVSLKSSSVPMTMKAYQIMSQESNYPLHIGVTEAGTVRMGTLKSAVGIGGLLALGIGDTMRVSLSADPVEEVYAARDILKAAGIRKEGAELVSCPTCGRTRIDLISLAGEVEERLKTVDKPITVAVMGCVVNGPGEASAADCGIAGGVGEGLLFKKGQIIKKVPQDQLVDELFALIDTL; from the coding sequence ATGACCAAGCAGATCAAAGTAGGCAACGTCCTGGTGGGCGGCGGTGCGCCGGTGTCCATCCAGTCTATGACCAATACCCGCACCGACGACGTAGAGGCCACCCTGCGCCAGATTCGGGAGCTGGCCGCCGCCGGATGCGAGATCATCCGGGTGGCTGTGCCCGACATGGCGGCCGCCAAGGCGGTGGGCAAGATCAAGGAGCAGTGTCCTCTGCCCCTGGTGGTGGACATCCACTTCGACTACAAGCTGGCCCTAGAGGCCATTGCTGCCGGAGCGGACAAGGTGCGCATCAACCCGGGCAACATCGGCAGCGAGGACCGGGTGAAGGCGGTGGCCGACGCTTGCCGCCAGAAGAACATCCCCATCCGTATTGGCGTGAACGGCGGTTCTTTGGAGAAGCCCCTGCTGGCCAAGTACGGCGGCGTGTGCCCGGAGGCCATGGTGGAGTCCGCCTTTGGCCACATCAAACTGCTGAACAAATTTGACTTTGACGATATCTGTGTGTCGCTGAAATCCTCCAGCGTGCCCATGACCATGAAAGCCTATCAGATCATGTCGCAGGAAAGTAATTATCCTTTACATATTGGGGTGACCGAGGCTGGTACCGTCCGCATGGGCACTCTGAAATCCGCCGTGGGCATCGGAGGTCTGTTGGCTCTGGGCATCGGCGACACCATGCGGGTATCCCTGTCCGCCGACCCGGTGGAAGAGGTCTATGCCGCCCGGGATATTTTGAAGGCGGCAGGCATCCGCAAGGAGGGAGCGGAGCTGGTGTCCTGCCCTACCTGCGGACGCACCCGCATTGATCTTATCTCCCTGGCCGGAGAGGTGGAGGAGCGGCTCAAGACCGTGGACAAGCCCATCACCGTGGCCGTCATGGGCTGCGTGGTCAACGGCCCCGGCGAGGCCAGCGCCGCCGACTGCGGCATCGCCGGCGGCGTAGGGGAGGGCCTGCTGTTTAAGAAAGGCCAGATCATCAAGAAGGTGCCCCAGGATCAGTTGGTGGACGAGCTGTTCGCCCTCATCGATACCCTGTAA
- a CDS encoding site-2 protease family protein: MVYILVAILMFGVLIAVHEFGHFITAKLFGIRVNEFSIGMGPALFKREKGETLYSLRLLPIGGYCAMEGEDEESDDPRAFGNAAAWKKVIVLVAGAFMNFLTGLIIVLVLYAPAQGFYQEIYAGSMEGYGTENCGLQEGDRFLSVDGHKVLTYGNAQFYMGRAGDTMDLVVERDGEKVYLDNVSLPRQERTDEEGNTTNYRGITIGAQVLPAGLGTKLIYSWNTTLDYVRLVWVSLGDLVRGAVGIKDLSGPVGIVDTMSQVGSQSASVGAAIQNLLWLAALIAVNLAVMNLLPLPALDGGRVFFLLLNGVLFALFKKKIDAKYEGYVHLAGLAALMTLMLMVTFSDISKIIAR; encoded by the coding sequence ATGGTCTATATTCTTGTCGCTATCCTCATGTTCGGCGTGCTTATCGCCGTACATGAATTTGGTCACTTCATCACCGCAAAACTCTTTGGTATCCGGGTCAATGAGTTCTCCATCGGCATGGGACCCGCTCTGTTTAAACGGGAGAAAGGTGAAACGCTTTACAGTCTTCGCTTGCTTCCCATCGGCGGCTACTGCGCCATGGAAGGGGAGGACGAGGAGTCGGATGACCCCCGGGCCTTTGGCAACGCGGCGGCCTGGAAAAAGGTGATCGTGCTGGTGGCGGGCGCCTTTATGAACTTTCTCACCGGCCTCATTATCGTGCTGGTTCTGTATGCGCCCGCCCAGGGCTTTTACCAGGAGATCTATGCCGGATCCATGGAGGGCTATGGCACGGAGAATTGCGGACTCCAGGAGGGAGACCGTTTTCTGTCGGTGGATGGCCACAAGGTGCTGACCTACGGCAATGCCCAGTTCTATATGGGTCGGGCGGGGGACACCATGGACCTGGTGGTGGAGCGCGACGGCGAAAAGGTGTATCTGGACAATGTCTCCCTGCCCCGGCAGGAGCGTACCGATGAGGAGGGCAACACAACCAACTACCGTGGTATCACCATCGGTGCCCAGGTATTGCCTGCCGGTTTAGGGACCAAACTGATTTACAGCTGGAATACCACGCTGGACTATGTGCGTCTGGTGTGGGTGAGCCTTGGCGACCTGGTACGGGGTGCGGTAGGCATTAAGGACCTGTCCGGCCCGGTGGGTATCGTGGACACCATGTCTCAGGTGGGCAGCCAGTCGGCCAGCGTGGGTGCGGCCATCCAGAATCTGCTGTGGCTGGCGGCGCTGATTGCGGTAAACCTGGCGGTCATGAACCTGCTGCCTCTGCCTGCTCTGGACGGCGGCCGGGTATTTTTCCTGCTGCTCAACGGAGTGCTGTTTGCCCTGTTTAAGAAAAAAATTGACGCCAAGTATGAGGGGTATGTCCATCTTGCCGGGTTAGCAGCACTGATGACCCTGATGCTGATGGTCACCTTCAGCGACATCAGCAAGATCATCGCCCGCTAA
- a CDS encoding 1-deoxy-D-xylulose-5-phosphate reductoisomerase — translation MRSCCISLLGSTGSIGRQSLEVIQACGMKVGALTANSNVARMEEQARQFQPELAVMMDEQAAADLKVRLADTPVRVAGGLEGLLEAAELPKADTVITAVVGMVGLRPTMAAIREGKRIALANKETLVCAGQLVTEEARDYGAKILPVDSEHSALFQSLQGCKDRGEVKRLILTCSGGPFFGKTRKELEGMTREDALQHPNWSMGAKITVDSATLMNKGLEFIEAMHLYQMPPEKISIVVHRESIIHSLVEYCDNAMIAQLGTPDMRLPIQYALTWPERVVGPATPLDLCSCGPLTFAQPDTETFQCLALALEAAKTGGTAGAILNGANEAAVALFLEGKIGFLDIADRVRRAMEQVKVIADPSMTQVLEADAAAREAVLSV, via the coding sequence ATGAGATCCTGCTGTATTTCCCTGCTGGGTTCCACCGGTTCGATTGGCCGGCAGTCTCTGGAGGTGATCCAGGCCTGCGGCATGAAAGTGGGCGCCCTTACCGCCAACTCCAATGTGGCGCGGATGGAGGAGCAAGCACGGCAGTTCCAGCCGGAATTGGCGGTGATGATGGATGAACAGGCTGCCGCCGACCTGAAGGTTCGCCTGGCCGACACTCCGGTGCGGGTGGCCGGGGGACTGGAGGGCCTGCTGGAGGCGGCCGAGCTGCCCAAGGCCGACACGGTGATCACCGCTGTGGTAGGTATGGTGGGTCTGCGTCCCACCATGGCCGCTATCCGGGAAGGCAAGCGCATTGCTCTGGCCAATAAGGAGACTTTGGTGTGTGCCGGACAGCTGGTGACGGAGGAGGCCCGGGACTACGGAGCCAAGATCCTGCCGGTGGACTCGGAACACTCCGCCCTGTTTCAGTCCCTCCAGGGGTGCAAGGACAGGGGAGAGGTGAAGCGTCTGATCCTGACCTGTTCCGGAGGCCCCTTTTTTGGTAAGACACGCAAGGAACTGGAAGGAATGACAAGGGAAGATGCCTTACAGCATCCAAACTGGTCCATGGGTGCTAAGATCACGGTGGACTCCGCTACCCTGATGAACAAGGGCCTGGAATTTATCGAGGCCATGCACCTCTACCAGATGCCCCCGGAGAAAATTTCCATTGTAGTGCATCGGGAGAGTATCATTCACTCCCTGGTGGAATACTGTGATAACGCAATGATCGCCCAGCTGGGTACGCCGGACATGCGTCTGCCCATCCAGTACGCCCTCACCTGGCCGGAGCGTGTAGTGGGTCCTGCCACACCGCTGGATCTGTGCAGCTGCGGCCCTCTCACCTTTGCCCAGCCTGACACGGAGACCTTCCAGTGCCTGGCGTTGGCTCTGGAGGCGGCAAAGACCGGCGGCACCGCGGGAGCCATCCTCAACGGTGCCAATGAGGCCGCGGTGGCTCTCTTCCTGGAGGGCAAGATCGGCTTTTTGGACATTGCAGATCGGGTGCGCCGGGCTATGGAGCAGGTGAAGGTGATTGCTGATCCCTCCATGACTCAGGTGCTGGAGGCCGATGCCGCCGCCCGGGAGGCTGTGCTGTCTGTGTGA
- a CDS encoding phosphatidate cytidylyltransferase, which translates to MLTRIIVAVVLAPLFFVVLFFLDSIWLAALMAAICAMASFELLRATKVAHHNGMYFFTALAAAAIPVGCWLGLGYLVVPMAAVFLMLTLFGIAIRLYDEERAVRVEDVFMCMFGGLVIPMCLSALVQLKCMDHGQYLVLLPVICAFLTDAGAYFAGVFLGKHRGITKVSPNKSLEGYIGGILSGGIFLLLYGVILQQFAGLTVSLPIMAVYGLIGSAVTEVGDLSFSLIKRQFGIKDYGDLLPGHGGMLDRFDSMTFAAPTLLILVSLIPAF; encoded by the coding sequence TTGCTGACACGGATTATCGTGGCCGTGGTGTTGGCGCCCCTGTTTTTTGTAGTCCTATTTTTCCTGGACTCCATCTGGCTGGCGGCGTTGATGGCCGCAATCTGCGCCATGGCATCTTTTGAACTGCTGCGGGCTACCAAGGTGGCCCACCACAACGGTATGTACTTCTTCACCGCCCTGGCTGCCGCCGCCATTCCGGTTGGCTGCTGGCTGGGACTTGGGTACCTGGTGGTTCCCATGGCGGCAGTATTTTTGATGCTGACCCTGTTCGGTATCGCTATCCGTCTGTATGACGAGGAGCGGGCTGTGCGGGTGGAGGACGTGTTCATGTGCATGTTCGGGGGTCTGGTGATCCCCATGTGCCTGTCCGCCCTGGTACAGCTCAAGTGCATGGACCATGGCCAGTACCTGGTGCTACTGCCTGTAATCTGCGCGTTTCTTACCGATGCCGGAGCCTATTTTGCCGGCGTGTTCCTGGGTAAGCACCGGGGCATCACCAAGGTCAGCCCCAACAAATCTCTGGAGGGCTACATCGGCGGCATCTTGTCCGGCGGCATTTTCCTGCTGCTCTACGGTGTGATTCTGCAGCAGTTTGCCGGCTTGACGGTTTCTCTGCCCATCATGGCGGTATATGGCCTCATCGGCAGCGCGGTGACCGAGGTAGGCGACCTGTCCTTTTCCCTCATCAAGCGGCAGTTTGGCATCAAGGACTATGGTGACCTGCTGCCCGGCCACGGAGGTATGCTGGACCGGTTCGACTCCATGACCTTTGCCGCCCCCACCTTGCTGATCCTGGTATCGCTGATCCCCGCATTTTGA
- a CDS encoding isoprenyl transferase — translation MAFFKSKEDRQVQVDFDHLPRHIAIIMDGNGRWAKKRGLPRTAGHAAGAENFRTIATYCKDIGLDYLTVYAFSTENWKRPAEEVGAIMGLLKKYLLEAIGRMERDRVKMEFFGDLSPLTPELRELCERTREISKHYEGCQVNICLNYGGRDELLRAARAYAQDCLEGKADPNHLGESEFSDYLFSRGVPDPDLVIRPSGELRLSNFLLWQSAYAEFYFTDVLWPDFSKEELHKAIAAFQGRSRRFGGV, via the coding sequence ATGGCTTTTTTTAAATCCAAAGAGGACCGTCAGGTCCAGGTGGATTTTGACCATCTGCCCCGGCACATTGCCATTATTATGGATGGCAATGGGCGCTGGGCCAAAAAGCGGGGGCTGCCCCGCACCGCCGGCCACGCTGCCGGCGCGGAGAACTTCCGCACCATCGCCACCTACTGTAAGGACATCGGCCTGGACTACCTCACCGTCTACGCCTTTTCTACGGAAAACTGGAAACGGCCCGCGGAAGAGGTGGGGGCCATCATGGGCCTTTTGAAGAAGTATCTGCTGGAGGCCATCGGCCGTATGGAGCGGGACCGGGTGAAGATGGAGTTTTTCGGCGATCTGTCGCCCCTCACCCCGGAACTGCGGGAGCTGTGTGAGCGCACCCGGGAGATCTCCAAGCACTACGAAGGCTGCCAGGTAAATATCTGCCTCAACTACGGCGGCCGGGACGAGCTGCTGCGGGCAGCCCGGGCCTATGCTCAGGACTGCCTGGAGGGAAAGGCCGACCCCAACCATCTGGGGGAGAGCGAGTTTTCCGACTACCTCTTCTCCCGTGGAGTGCCCGACCCTGATCTTGTCATCCGGCCCAGCGGTGAGCTGCGGCTGTCCAACTTCCTGCTCTGGCAGTCCGCTTATGCGGAATTTTACTTCACCGACGTGCTGTGGCCCGACTTCTCCAAGGAGGAGCTGCACAAGGCCATCGCGGCCTTCCAGGGCCGTTCCCGCCGGTTTGGAGGTGTATGA
- the frr gene encoding ribosome recycling factor, with translation MSPETKAYDQKMIKTIEVVKANFASVRAGRANAGVLDRIMVEYYGTPTPLNQVAAISSPDPRTLTVQPWDASLLKAIEKAIQTSDLGINPQNDGRLIRLAFPQLTEERRKELTKQVRKYSEEGKVALRNIRRDAMDEFKKKKKASEITEDDLKELEKELQDLTDKRCKDIDELTVKKEQELMAV, from the coding sequence ATGAGCCCTGAGACGAAAGCCTATGACCAGAAAATGATCAAGACCATCGAAGTGGTGAAAGCCAACTTCGCCTCCGTTCGGGCCGGCCGGGCCAACGCCGGTGTGCTGGACCGCATCATGGTGGAATACTACGGCACCCCCACCCCCCTCAACCAGGTGGCTGCCATTTCCTCCCCTGATCCCCGTACCCTGACCGTTCAGCCCTGGGACGCCTCCCTGCTCAAGGCCATTGAGAAGGCCATCCAGACCTCCGATCTGGGCATTAACCCCCAGAACGACGGACGGCTGATCCGCCTGGCTTTCCCCCAGCTCACCGAGGAGCGCCGTAAGGAGCTGACCAAGCAGGTGCGCAAGTACAGCGAGGAGGGCAAGGTGGCCCTGCGCAACATCCGCCGGGACGCCATGGATGAATTCAAGAAAAAGAAGAAGGCCTCCGAGATCACCGAGGACGACCTCAAGGAGCTGGAAAAGGAGCTTCAGGACCTTACCGATAAGCGCTGTAAGGACATCGACGAGCTGACCGTGAAAAAAGAGCAGGAGCTCATGGCGGTGTAA
- the pyrH gene encoding UMP kinase, with the protein MEKPKYKRVLLKISGEALAGEASRGLDFHVIGQVCDVVKKCVELGVQVGIVVGGGNFWRGVKDGGDQMVRVRADHMGMLATTINALAVADVLEQKGVEVRVQTAIEMRSVAEPYIRSRAIRHLEKGRVVIFGCGTGNPFFSTDTAAVLRAAEIDAEVILLAKNIDGVYSADPKKVPDAVKYDSITYADVLAQRLQVMDSTATSLSMDNKIPVLLFALKDPENILRAVMGEKIGTIVQG; encoded by the coding sequence ATGGAGAAGCCAAAATATAAACGCGTACTGCTGAAGATCAGCGGTGAGGCCCTGGCGGGCGAGGCCAGCCGCGGGCTGGACTTCCACGTCATCGGTCAGGTGTGCGACGTGGTGAAAAAGTGCGTGGAGCTGGGCGTCCAGGTCGGTATCGTGGTAGGCGGCGGCAACTTCTGGCGCGGCGTCAAGGACGGCGGCGACCAGATGGTCCGGGTCCGTGCCGACCACATGGGCATGCTGGCCACCACCATCAACGCCCTGGCTGTGGCCGATGTGCTGGAGCAGAAGGGCGTGGAGGTCCGGGTGCAGACCGCCATTGAGATGCGCTCTGTGGCTGAGCCCTATATCCGCTCCCGTGCCATCCGCCACCTGGAGAAGGGCCGCGTGGTCATCTTCGGCTGCGGCACCGGCAACCCCTTCTTCTCCACCGATACCGCCGCAGTCCTCCGCGCCGCTGAGATCGACGCCGAGGTCATCCTGCTGGCCAAGAATATCGACGGTGTCTATTCCGCCGATCCCAAGAAGGTCCCCGACGCGGTGAAGTACGATTCCATCACCTACGCCGATGTGCTGGCTCAGCGCCTGCAGGTGATGGACTCCACCGCCACTTCTCTGTCCATGGATAACAAGATCCCTGTGCTGCTCTTTGCCCTGAAGGACCCCGAGAACATCCTGCGGGCCGTGATGGGAGAGAAGATCGGCACCATCGTCCAGGGCTGA